One window of the Triticum dicoccoides isolate Atlit2015 ecotype Zavitan chromosome 3B, WEW_v2.0, whole genome shotgun sequence genome contains the following:
- the LOC119281199 gene encoding uncharacterized protein LOC119281199, with product MAANGQPAAAVATIDDLPENLLLDIFLRLPSLSDLVRAACTCLAWRNLVTNFPPFRRQFIDLHPAPLLGLFFHTPFQAVPGIPAFAPARRNDPELVAAILSGDFFLTSLQARDGPEANWSFLDACGGYLLLIKEDEVLLLLLNPLARWCERFFDLSDSRIFEDDDYDREGDRQLLYAGLICDDENPASFGIFCLAAHGEFRLRAAVFFSFLGMGGDWFLSPWLDVPHHPNPHPEGDEDDEDDDGDEGDLVLESGMRVGNFIYWLYQNRAYVVVLDPDPNNPRLFVEMIPPLLNLEGFRSSILGQINGDKMCIAYSNGFNIGFMLRQEDGLDAGAWANSRVFNLTDQVRRKLGYLPQNGLKIAAMRGSIVYFTTSQMFHPLDATCWFACLCLESRRLEWLFPRTYNGLFQPYHHSSWSTFLLPENERFYPFI from the coding sequence ATGGCCGCCAACGGCCAGCCGGCGGCGGCGGTCGCCACCATCGACGACCTCCCTGAAAACCTGCTGCTCGATATCTTCCTCCGCCTTCCCTCCCTCTCGGACCTCGTCCGCGCCGCCTGCACCTGCCTGGCCTGGCGCAACCTGGTGACCAACTTCCCCCCCTTCCGCCGTCAATTCATCGACCTCCACCCGGCGCCCCTCCTCGGCCTCTTCTTCCACACGCCGTTTCAGGCTGTCCCCGGCATCCCCGCCTTCGCCCCCGCCCGCCGGAATGATCCGGAGCTCGTGGCCGCCATCTTGAGCGGTGACTTTTTCCTCACCAGCCTCCAGGCGCGCGACGGCCCGGAAGCTAACTGGAGCTTCCTCGACGCCTGTGGCGGCTACCTTCTCCTCATCAAAGAGGATGAGGTATTGCTCCTGTTGCTAAACCCCTTGGCACGGTGGTGCGAGCGGTTCTTTGATCTGAGTGACTCCCGCATCTTCGAGGACGACGACTACGACCGCGAAGGCGATCGTCAACTCCTTTACGCCGGCCTGATCTGCGATGACGAAAACCCCGCGAGCTTTGGCATCTTCTGTCTTGCTGCCCATGGAGAGTTCAGGTTGCGGGCTGCGGTCTTCTTCTCATTCTTGGGAATGGGCGGCGATTGGTTCCTCTCCCCATGGTTGGATGTCCCGCACCATCCCAACCCCCACCCGGAAGGtgacgaagatgacgaagatgacgatggtgacgaaggTGATCTTGTGCTTGAGAGCGGCATGCGAGTGGGTAATTTCATCTACTGGCTTTATCAGAATCGTGCGTATGTGGTTGTCTTGGACCCCGACCCAAACAACCCGCGATTGTTTGTTGAGATGATCCCCCCTCTTCTAAATCTGGAAGGTTTTCGCAGCTCGATCCTTGGCCAAATTAACGGCGATAAGATGTGCATTGCTTATTCAAATGGATTCAACATCGGTTTCATGCTGCGTCAAGAAGATGGCCTTGATGCTGGGGCATGGGCTAACAGCAGGGTATTCAACCTGACTGATCAAGTTCGACGGAAGCTTGGGTACTTACCCCAGAATGGGCTGAAAATTGCGGCAATGCGGGGTAGCATAGTGTACTTCACAACATCACAGATGTTCCATCCGCTCGACGCCACTTGTTGGTTCGCTTGTCTGTGCTTGGAAAGTCGCAGGCTGGAGTGGTTGTTTCCGAGGACGTATAATGGTCTCTTCCAACCATACCACCATTCATCGTGGAGTACTTTTCTGTTACCAGAGAATGAAAGATTTTATCCCTTCATATGA